In a single window of the Aridibaculum aurantiacum genome:
- a CDS encoding glycosyl hydrolase family 95 catalytic domain-containing protein, with the protein MKYLIQFCSLLLFTVAAFAQPSGKHDLHFTSLAKSWDEGIPLGNGMVGAIIWQKDGRLRFALDRSDLWDERPMKGLHRPEFSYAWVHEQVKKNDYAVVQKYFDAPYDREAAPSKISGGALEFESKDWGEAERVHLSLTNAVAEVKWKNGVVMKTFVHATEPVGWFRFENVTASFVPEIKTPGYKNTKGLPLDSLKSNDPAKLGYAEGTITKGNNSITYIQLGWNGFEYQIVVEWKQLDATTVEGVWSVSSNYYKQNKPASKYVQQAFKRTYNKDLTTHANWWKDFWSKSSISIPDENLETQYYREQYKFGATARKNAPPILLQGVWTADNGRLPPWKGDYHHDLNTEMSYWPAYSGNHLDEAMSFINHLEDNKDNYKRYTKLYFGNDGINVPGVSTLNGTEMGGWIQYALSPTVSGWLAHHYYLQWKYSNDKKFLKDKAYPWFREVAKYFEGITEKKTDGFRELPISSSPEINNNAINAWFTKTTNYDLFLIKFVFASAAEMATELKQPSEADRYRKILSEFRNYELNANNELMYAPAYDYNESHRHFSHAMAIHPLGLIKWEDGEKSRTIIKNTIAKLDKLGGENWNGYSYSWMANMKARAKDGEGAVKALEIFAKAFTSVNSFHVNGDQTKSGYSKRTYRPFTLEGNFAFASGLQDMLLQSYAGFIEVFPAIPSSWKNTSFTTLRAEGAYLVSATMKDGKVKEVKIYSEKGGTTRLKLPASNYTVASSKRVYVSKMPGDFVELCFKKDGVVVLSF; encoded by the coding sequence ATGAAGTATCTCATTCAGTTCTGCTCGTTACTGCTGTTTACTGTTGCTGCTTTCGCTCAGCCTTCAGGCAAGCACGATCTACATTTTACTTCTTTGGCTAAGTCATGGGATGAAGGCATTCCATTAGGTAATGGAATGGTAGGTGCTATTATATGGCAAAAGGACGGACGTCTTCGCTTTGCCTTAGATCGTTCTGATCTTTGGGATGAACGACCGATGAAAGGTTTACACCGCCCGGAGTTTAGCTATGCATGGGTGCATGAGCAGGTAAAGAAGAATGACTATGCTGTTGTTCAAAAATATTTTGATGCACCCTACGACCGTGAAGCCGCGCCTTCAAAGATATCGGGAGGTGCTTTGGAATTTGAAAGTAAGGACTGGGGCGAAGCTGAAAGAGTACACTTGTCACTTACGAATGCAGTGGCCGAAGTAAAGTGGAAGAACGGAGTAGTGATGAAAACTTTTGTTCACGCTACGGAGCCTGTTGGCTGGTTCAGATTTGAAAATGTTACAGCTTCATTTGTTCCTGAGATAAAAACGCCTGGTTATAAAAACACCAAAGGATTGCCTTTGGATTCTCTAAAGAGCAACGACCCGGCGAAGCTTGGTTACGCCGAAGGAACGATAACCAAAGGCAACAACTCCATCACTTATATTCAGCTGGGATGGAATGGATTTGAATACCAAATTGTAGTTGAATGGAAGCAGCTAGATGCTACCACTGTTGAAGGTGTATGGAGTGTGTCCTCCAATTATTACAAGCAGAATAAACCTGCTTCCAAGTATGTACAACAAGCTTTTAAAAGAACGTATAATAAGGACCTAACCACTCATGCAAACTGGTGGAAGGATTTCTGGAGTAAGTCCTCTATCAGTATTCCTGATGAAAACCTGGAGACGCAGTATTACCGCGAGCAATACAAGTTTGGAGCTACTGCCAGGAAAAATGCTCCTCCTATTTTGTTGCAAGGTGTATGGACCGCAGATAATGGTCGCCTGCCACCGTGGAAAGGAGATTACCACCACGATCTGAATACAGAGATGAGTTACTGGCCAGCCTATAGCGGCAATCATTTAGATGAGGCCATGTCATTCATCAATCATTTAGAAGACAACAAGGATAATTACAAGCGTTATACGAAGCTATACTTTGGTAACGATGGTATCAATGTACCGGGTGTAAGCACATTGAATGGAACAGAAATGGGCGGATGGATACAATATGCTTTATCGCCTACAGTTTCGGGTTGGCTGGCTCATCACTACTACCTGCAGTGGAAGTATAGCAACGATAAAAAGTTTCTGAAGGACAAGGCATACCCATGGTTTAGAGAAGTAGCTAAATACTTTGAAGGAATAACAGAGAAGAAGACAGACGGCTTTCGCGAACTGCCAATAAGCTCCAGCCCGGAGATCAATAACAATGCGATCAATGCATGGTTTACCAAAACAACTAACTACGACCTCTTCCTGATAAAGTTTGTATTTGCATCAGCGGCTGAAATGGCTACAGAGCTAAAGCAACCTTCTGAGGCTGACAGGTACCGTAAGATATTGTCGGAATTTAGAAATTATGAGCTGAATGCAAATAACGAGTTGATGTATGCGCCTGCATACGATTACAACGAATCGCATCGGCACTTTAGCCATGCTATGGCTATACACCCGCTGGGTTTGATAAAGTGGGAAGATGGAGAGAAATCGAGGACGATCATCAAAAACACCATAGCTAAGTTAGATAAGCTGGGTGGTGAGAACTGGAACGGCTACTCTTATTCATGGATGGCAAATATGAAAGCACGGGCAAAAGATGGCGAAGGTGCTGTAAAGGCTTTAGAGATTTTTGCAAAGGCTTTTACCTCTGTCAACAGCTTTCATGTTAATGGCGACCAGACAAAATCAGGATATAGCAAGCGTACCTACCGCCCCTTTACTCTTGAAGGCAACTTCGCCTTTGCATCAGGACTGCAGGATATGCTGCTGCAGAGCTATGCTGGCTTCATCGAAGTTTTTCCTGCTATTCCTTCATCATGGAAAAACACTTCCTTCACTACGCTTCGTGCTGAGGGTGCTTACCTGGTAAGTGCTACCATGAAAGATGGTAAGGTGAAGGAGGTGAAAATATATTCAGAGAAAGGAGGAACAACCAGGCTTAAGCTACCTGCTAGCAACTATACTGTTGCTTCATCCAAAAGGGTTTATGTTTCAAAAATGCCGGGTGATTTTGTAGAGCTATGTTTCAAAAAAGATGGTGTAGTTGTTCTTAGCTTCTAG
- a CDS encoding glycosylase, with protein sequence MKNIVRLTTAIGISCITMLAQAQKQVPQNVMQQVYEEIKTPHKYGMVLVPEDDSKKLDCPSVFRKDGKWYMTYITFDGRGYETYLAKSDDLLNWTKLGKLMSFDNDTTKWDASQRAGYIALQDHKWGGSYKWQKYDRKHWMSYFGGNASGYEAGLLSLGMAYTKKDPTKPHEWNRLPAPILTSNDKDVRWWENKKQFKSTIIRDKNKTTGYPFVMYYNANGDTAANNLKTRWYERIGMAVSNDMVNWKRFNAEPVVHHKMGITGDPYIQKINDVWVMFYFGAFWEGRKDAFNRFACSYDLVNWTDWNGADLINSTEEYDSKFAHKSYVVKHNGVVYHFYNAVNKKDQRGIAVATSKDLGKSELQFNSKQ encoded by the coding sequence GTGAAGAATATTGTAAGATTAACGACAGCCATTGGTATTAGTTGCATCACCATGCTTGCACAAGCACAAAAGCAAGTGCCGCAAAATGTAATGCAACAGGTGTATGAAGAGATAAAGACACCTCATAAATACGGAATGGTACTAGTGCCAGAAGATGATTCAAAAAAATTAGATTGTCCTTCTGTCTTTAGAAAAGATGGTAAGTGGTACATGACGTATATCACGTTTGATGGCCGCGGTTATGAAACCTACCTCGCCAAAAGCGACGACTTGTTGAACTGGACAAAGTTGGGTAAGCTGATGTCATTTGATAATGATACTACCAAGTGGGATGCAAGTCAGCGTGCCGGGTATATCGCCTTGCAAGATCATAAGTGGGGCGGTAGCTACAAGTGGCAGAAGTATGACAGGAAACATTGGATGAGCTACTTTGGCGGTAATGCCAGCGGATACGAAGCGGGATTACTTTCATTGGGAATGGCTTACACAAAAAAAGATCCTACAAAACCGCATGAGTGGAATAGACTGCCAGCGCCTATACTAACTTCAAATGATAAGGACGTTCGCTGGTGGGAAAACAAGAAGCAATTTAAAAGCACCATCATTCGCGATAAGAACAAAACGACTGGTTACCCATTCGTGATGTATTATAATGCCAATGGAGATACTGCGGCTAACAATCTAAAGACAAGATGGTACGAACGCATTGGTATGGCTGTATCGAACGATATGGTCAACTGGAAGCGTTTTAATGCTGAACCGGTTGTTCACCATAAAATGGGTATTACAGGTGATCCTTATATCCAGAAGATAAATGATGTTTGGGTGATGTTTTATTTTGGTGCTTTTTGGGAAGGCCGTAAAGATGCATTCAACCGCTTTGCATGTTCATACGATTTAGTGAACTGGACTGATTGGAATGGTGCTGATCTCATCAATTCAACAGAAGAGTATGATAGCAAGTTTGCACACAAATCTTACGTGGTGAAACATAATGGTGTTGTATATCATTTTTACAATGCAGTGAACAAAAAAGATCAGCGTGGTATTGCTGTAGCAACTTCAAAAGATCTTGGTAAAAGTGAACTACAGTTCAATTCAAAACAATAG
- a CDS encoding MaoC family dehydratase has product MIQQKFFEEFGLGDVRETIGRTITETDIVIHAGQTGDFFPHHMDEEWCKTQPFKKRIAHGTLIFSIAIGKTADIINDVAMTYGYERLRFIKPVFIGDTITVKVTIKDKKDHKKPGYGLITELVETFNQDGDLVMLCEHILLSQKKNP; this is encoded by the coding sequence ATGATACAGCAAAAATTTTTTGAAGAATTTGGACTCGGTGACGTACGCGAGACCATCGGAAGAACTATAACCGAGACTGATATCGTTATTCACGCTGGTCAAACAGGTGACTTTTTCCCACATCATATGGACGAAGAATGGTGCAAGACACAACCTTTTAAAAAGAGGATTGCCCATGGTACACTCATCTTTAGCATAGCAATAGGTAAGACTGCAGACATCATTAATGATGTAGCTATGACCTATGGCTATGAACGTCTTCGTTTTATCAAACCCGTATTCATTGGTGACACCATCACAGTGAAGGTGACCATCAAAGACAAAAAGGATCACAAGAAGCCCGGCTATGGCCTCATTACCGAACTGGTGGAGACCTTTAACCAGGATGGCGATTTGGTGATGCTGTGCGAGCACATCCTGCTTAGTCAAAAAAAGAATCCATAA
- a CDS encoding glycoside hydrolase family 2 TIM barrel-domain containing protein: MNTRLQFSLLFILVLACTASAQTSSRNILFDKDWRFYLGNDTAARLSSFNDAGWRKLDLPHDWSIEDIPGTNSPFSADAISGVSGGFTVGGTGWYRKSFTIPAAQKGKRVVVQFDGVYMNADFWINGHHLGNHPYGYTSFAYDLTDHIDPNGTNVIAVQVKNEGRNSRWYSGSGIYRHVWLNYLQPVHVAQWGTFVTTPKVTKAGATVNVKTKVQNETAKPASIKLVTIVKDGKGVEKARKTSQQTIAANNVFELSQDINVTAPKLWSLEAPALYTAVTEVYNNNQLADVVTTPFGIRTISFDAVNGFQLNGKTVKLKGGCVHHDNGALGAKAYDRAEERKVELLKASGYNAIRTSHNPPSPYFLEVCDRLGMLVIDEAFDTWNERKNRQDYHLYFEDWWQRDLQSMIYRDRNHPSIIMWSTGNEIPNRGKPEVAAVAKKLSDYVKTLDTTRPVTAGVNGIDQNPEAFLAALDVAGYNYAEASYEGDHEKFPNRVMYGAESFALDAYDYWMDVVDMPWVIGDFVWTSFDYIGEASIGWLGYPQNKNFFPWNLAYCGDIDVCGWKRPQSHYRDALWMKDKVSVFVKPPKPTFAEWNEKLETWARWHWHDVVANWTFPGYEDSTLDVSVFSSADEVELFLNNKSLGRKPTNRSNKYTANFNVPYAKGELKAVGYTNNKQVTSSVLRTAGNAAKLKLTADRTVINKADDLSYITVEVVDANGVRLPNAEELVKFTVDGPATIVGVANANPKSLESLTKPQRTTWQGRCQVIIKSNGKAGTINLKATAAGLPVATVAITAK; encoded by the coding sequence ATGAATACCAGGTTACAATTCTCACTCTTATTCATTCTTGTTTTAGCATGTACTGCCAGTGCACAAACTTCATCAAGAAACATCCTCTTCGATAAAGACTGGCGCTTCTATTTAGGTAATGATACTGCTGCACGACTAAGTAGTTTCAATGATGCCGGGTGGAGAAAGCTTGACCTGCCTCACGATTGGAGCATTGAAGATATACCAGGGACAAACTCACCTTTTAGTGCAGATGCTATTAGCGGCGTGAGTGGTGGTTTTACTGTGGGCGGTACCGGTTGGTATAGAAAGTCTTTCACCATTCCTGCAGCACAAAAAGGCAAGAGGGTAGTGGTGCAATTTGATGGTGTTTATATGAATGCTGACTTCTGGATCAATGGTCATCACCTAGGTAATCATCCTTACGGTTACACTTCATTTGCCTATGATCTTACCGATCATATCGATCCAAATGGTACGAATGTAATTGCAGTGCAGGTTAAGAATGAGGGCAGGAACAGCCGCTGGTATTCCGGCTCTGGTATCTATCGTCATGTGTGGTTGAACTATCTACAACCTGTGCATGTAGCGCAATGGGGCACATTTGTAACTACACCCAAGGTTACCAAAGCAGGTGCAACAGTCAATGTAAAAACCAAAGTGCAGAATGAAACTGCGAAGCCTGCATCCATAAAATTGGTGACCATTGTTAAAGATGGCAAGGGTGTAGAGAAGGCGCGGAAAACTTCCCAACAAACCATAGCTGCCAATAATGTTTTTGAACTAAGCCAGGATATAAATGTGACTGCTCCAAAGCTTTGGTCGCTGGAAGCTCCTGCTTTATATACAGCCGTTACTGAGGTTTATAATAACAATCAACTGGCGGATGTTGTCACAACACCTTTCGGTATTCGCACCATAAGCTTTGATGCTGTAAATGGTTTCCAGTTGAATGGGAAGACTGTAAAACTGAAAGGCGGATGCGTACATCATGATAATGGTGCGCTGGGAGCAAAGGCTTACGACAGGGCAGAAGAACGTAAGGTTGAACTGCTAAAAGCAAGTGGATATAACGCTATACGTACTTCACACAATCCTCCTTCGCCTTATTTTTTAGAAGTGTGCGATCGCCTTGGAATGTTGGTTATAGACGAAGCATTTGATACATGGAATGAAAGAAAGAACAGGCAGGACTACCACCTGTATTTTGAAGATTGGTGGCAACGGGATCTGCAGAGTATGATCTACAGAGATCGCAACCATCCATCAATTATAATGTGGAGTACAGGCAATGAAATACCTAACCGCGGTAAGCCTGAAGTGGCAGCTGTTGCCAAGAAGCTTTCTGATTATGTAAAAACATTAGATACCACCAGGCCAGTAACTGCAGGCGTAAATGGTATCGATCAAAATCCTGAGGCTTTCCTAGCAGCGCTTGATGTGGCTGGTTATAATTATGCTGAGGCCAGTTATGAAGGTGATCATGAAAAGTTTCCAAATCGCGTGATGTACGGAGCTGAAAGTTTTGCGCTTGACGCATATGATTATTGGATGGATGTGGTAGACATGCCTTGGGTTATTGGCGATTTTGTCTGGACCTCTTTTGATTATATAGGTGAAGCAAGCATTGGATGGTTGGGTTACCCGCAAAACAAAAATTTCTTTCCCTGGAACCTTGCTTACTGTGGCGATATAGATGTTTGTGGATGGAAACGTCCGCAGTCGCATTACCGTGATGCTTTGTGGATGAAGGATAAGGTTTCTGTATTTGTGAAACCACCTAAACCAACCTTTGCAGAATGGAATGAAAAACTGGAGACATGGGCACGCTGGCACTGGCATGATGTAGTTGCTAACTGGACCTTCCCAGGTTACGAAGACTCTACGCTTGATGTGTCTGTCTTTTCTTCTGCTGATGAAGTCGAGTTGTTTTTAAATAACAAGTCACTTGGAAGAAAGCCAACCAACCGCTCCAATAAATACACGGCTAATTTCAATGTTCCTTATGCTAAAGGAGAATTGAAAGCAGTGGGATATACCAATAATAAGCAGGTTACTTCGTCGGTATTGAGAACAGCAGGCAACGCTGCAAAATTGAAGCTTACTGCAGATCGTACGGTTATTAATAAAGCAGATGACCTAAGTTATATAACCGTAGAAGTAGTGGATGCAAATGGTGTACGCTTACCCAATGCTGAAGAGCTGGTTAAGTTCACCGTTGATGGCCCGGCAACCATTGTAGGTGTTGCCAATGCAAATCCAAAAAGTCTTGAAAGCCTTACAAAGCCTCAACGTACTACCTGGCAGGGAAGATGCCAGGTGATCATTAAATCTAATGGTAAGGCAGGAACAATCAACCTGAAAGCAACCGCTGCTGGATTGCCGGTAGCAACTGTTGCCATCACAGCTAAATAA